The Epinephelus lanceolatus isolate andai-2023 chromosome 1, ASM4190304v1, whole genome shotgun sequence genome has a window encoding:
- the barx1 gene encoding homeobox protein BarH-like 1 — MQHPLDMGAHYYPPEVHPDHRTHRYRSFMIEEILTDHPEHKASAPAGELLKFGVQALLSTRPFHNQLVLKADQTSLLKFPMSPLSCSLGSPLGSPLGSPLLSAASGLQLGAASHHLPLDLHLRGKLEHGGDGGSKTKKGRRSRTVFTELQLMGLEKRFEKQKYLSTPDRIDLAESLGLSQLQVKTWYQNRRMKWKKIVLQGGGLESPTKPKGRPKKNSIPSSEQLSEQERSTADTDRQSEGSSSHLESTQEE; from the exons ATGCAGCATCCTTTGGACATGGGGGCGCATTACTATCCTCCGGAAGTTCACCCTGACCACAGAACCCATCGCTACAGGAGTTTCATGATAGAGGAGATCCTGACTGATCATCCGGAGCACAAAGCGTCGGCTCCGGCCGGGGAGCTCCTTAAATTCGGTGTACAGGCTCTCCTGTCCACCCGGCCTTTCCATAACCAACTGG TCCTCAAAGCCGACCAGACCAGCCTCCTCAAGTTCCCCATGTCCCCGCTGTCCTGCTCGCTCGGCTCTCCGCTCGGCTCCCCGCTCGGCTCCCCTCTGCTGTCCGCCGCTTCGGGCCTGCAGCTCGGCGCTGCGTCTCACCACCTGCCGCTGGACCTGCACCTCCGCGGGAAGCTGGAGCACGGAGGCGACGGAGGCAGCAAGACCAAGAAGGGCCGCCGGAGCCGCACTGTGTTCACCGAGCTGCAGCTCATGGGGCTGGAGAAGCGCTTCGAGAAGCAGAAGTATCTGTCTACGCCTGATAG AATAGACCTGGCGGAGTCGTTGGGCCTCAGTCAGCTGCAAGTGAAAACATGGTACCAGAACAGAAGGATGAAATGGAAGAAAATT GTGTTGCAGGGAGGAGGCCTGGAGTCACCCACGAAACCAAAAGGCCGCCCAAAGAAGAACTCCATCCCCAGCAGCGAGCAGCTCTCTGAACAAGAACGATCCACCGCCGACACTGACCGCCAGTCTGAAGGCTCGAGCTCCCACTTAGAGAGCACTCAGGAGGAATGA